One genomic segment of Misgurnus anguillicaudatus chromosome 23, ASM2758022v2, whole genome shotgun sequence includes these proteins:
- the tm2d1 gene encoding TM2 domain-containing protein 1 — MASYWRSLRSRSATQAFIIFTICLSVIQSLVNDADNCDKLRLGQYLCKEAKIDDATQEPENCKDRLALVECLPAPNITCRLSNGTAFKFSGEEVGFNKSIPCRNVSGYSYKVAVALSLFLGWIGADRFYLGYPALGLLKFCTVGFCGIGSLVDFMLISMQIVGPSDGSDYIVDYYGARLTRLSITNETYRRTQLSP; from the exons ATGGCGTCATACTGGAGGAGTTTGCGATCTCGGTCTGCAACACAAGCGTTTATCATCTTcactatctgcctgtctgtcatCCAAAGTCTGGTAAACGATGCGGACAACTGTGATAAACTTCGACTGGGACA GTATCTGTGTAAAGAAGCTAAAATAGATGATGCAACTCAAGAACCAGAAAACTGCAAGGACCGCTTGGCCCTGG TGGAATGTTTACCTGCTCCAAACATCACCTGTCGTCTGTCAAATGGAACAGCGTTTAAATTCAGCGGCGAAGAGGTCGGATTCAACAAAAGCATCCCGTGTCGAAATGT GAGTGGTTACTCGTACAAAGTAGCTGTAGCTTTGTCGCTGTTCCTGGGATGGATTGGAGCGGACCGGTTCTATTTGGGATACCCAGCTCTGG gTTTGTTGAAGTTCTGCACTGTGGGATTCTGTGGAATCGGAAGCTTAGTGGATTTCATGTTGATATCTATGCAG ATTGTGGGTCCATCGGATGGGTCGGATTACATCGTGGATTACTACGGCGCACGCCTCACTCGCCTTTCCATAACGAATGAGACCTACAGAAGAACGCAGCTTTCTCCGTGA